A genomic region of Nostoc sp. UHCC 0702 contains the following coding sequences:
- a CDS encoding murein transglycosylase A, with product MRKTLALASLSLGIALVNTIWSAVAQVPVTIPVPTNSEIPPPVLPSTAEIQTPLIPVNLGTDCTPQYSCLGWDEQIWGQRGKVGDRQALLASIDNSLRYLAGNKAAAVYQNYPVQGITLDRVRRSLVRFRQLVVSAKSPAQLQAAVRQEFVFYKSVGNDGKGTVKFTAYYEPVYTASRVRTSVYKYPLYRLPKDFDQWAKPHPKRIELEGKDGLLGNRSRLHGLEMLWFRDRLDAYMVHIQGSAQIKLTNGKRTSVSYAGGTDYPWTSIGKELAKDGKLPLAGLTMPRLISYFRQQPQELSNYLPRWERFVFFSESGGGQATGSINVPVTPERSIATDKSLMPPGALALIYNSFPYPASSGRLESRAVSRYVLDQDTGSAIKGPGRVDYFMGTGKLAGDRAGITGGNGSLYYLLLKE from the coding sequence ATGAGAAAAACCCTTGCTTTGGCTTCTTTGAGTCTAGGAATTGCCCTTGTAAACACAATCTGGTCAGCTGTGGCTCAGGTTCCTGTAACAATACCAGTACCGACCAATTCGGAAATCCCGCCGCCAGTCTTGCCAAGCACTGCTGAAATACAAACGCCGCTTATACCCGTTAACCTCGGTACTGATTGTACCCCCCAGTACAGTTGCTTAGGTTGGGATGAGCAAATTTGGGGTCAAAGGGGTAAAGTTGGCGATCGCCAGGCGTTGTTGGCATCCATTGACAACAGTCTGCGTTACCTAGCAGGAAATAAGGCGGCCGCAGTGTATCAAAACTATCCAGTTCAAGGCATTACACTTGACCGCGTGCGTCGCAGTTTAGTACGTTTCCGTCAACTGGTAGTCAGTGCCAAATCTCCCGCACAACTGCAAGCTGCTGTGCGGCAAGAGTTTGTTTTTTACAAATCTGTGGGCAATGATGGCAAGGGTACAGTTAAATTTACTGCCTACTACGAGCCTGTTTATACTGCCAGTAGAGTAAGAACTTCAGTATATAAATATCCCCTTTATCGATTACCAAAAGATTTCGATCAATGGGCGAAACCCCATCCCAAACGAATTGAATTGGAAGGTAAAGATGGTTTACTAGGCAACAGAAGCCGATTGCATGGTTTAGAAATGCTTTGGTTCCGCGATCGCCTAGATGCATACATGGTACACATCCAAGGTTCTGCCCAAATTAAATTAACCAATGGCAAAAGAACGTCTGTTAGCTATGCAGGTGGAACAGATTATCCTTGGACTAGTATTGGCAAAGAACTGGCGAAAGATGGCAAACTGCCACTAGCAGGATTGACAATGCCACGTTTGATTAGTTATTTCCGCCAACAGCCCCAGGAGTTGAGTAATTATCTACCGCGTTGGGAACGGTTTGTGTTTTTCAGTGAAAGTGGCGGTGGACAAGCTACAGGTAGCATTAATGTGCCAGTTACACCTGAACGTTCCATTGCTACAGATAAGTCTCTCATGCCACCGGGAGCATTAGCCCTGATTTATAATTCATTTCCCTATCCTGCTAGTTCCGGCAGATTAGAATCTCGTGCTGTTAGCCGCTATGTTCTCGATCAAGATACAGGCAGCGCCATTAAAGGGCCAGGACGAGTAGACTATTTTATGGGAACTGGTAAGTTAGCAGGCGATCGCGCCGGCATCACAGGCGGCAATGGTTCATTATATTATTTGCTGCTTAAAGAATAG
- a CDS encoding serine/threonine protein kinase — protein MLGNLLDGRYQVLQVLGGGGFGQTYIARDTHRPGSPKCVVKQLKPLTQNPEFLETARRLFTSEAEILEQLGHHDQIPRLLAYFEEKQEFFLVQEFIEGHSLAAELSPSQRWTEEQVMQLLHQVLEVLKFIHSHNVIHRDIKPENIIRRQVDSKLVLIDFGAVKQIQSQLLTALGHMATTIAIGTPGYMSTEQGRGKPRPNSDIYSLGIIGIQALTGLHPRQLEEDLETGEIIWQHLTNVSPGMASVLSKMVLHHFRDRYQSATDILQALQQINTGINPINQAANLTQPSQNTILSQEQYSRLENILLEIVGPVARTLLRKVTASAPNSQTIIDNLALHLPGHQQIELKKRTTFLLEETQVNPASQPVNLPGTSSQIINDSFVRQCERDLTNLIGPIAAFLVQKAIKTSPQISRTELVQTLAVHISDRQKAQQFQQRLLT, from the coding sequence ATGTTAGGAAATTTACTAGACGGGCGTTACCAAGTCCTTCAAGTCTTAGGTGGAGGAGGATTTGGTCAAACCTATATAGCCCGCGACACCCATCGACCAGGTTCACCCAAGTGTGTTGTTAAGCAACTGAAACCTCTCACCCAAAACCCCGAATTTCTCGAAACTGCCAGACGACTATTCACCAGTGAGGCAGAAATACTAGAACAACTTGGGCATCATGACCAAATTCCTCGGCTTTTAGCCTACTTTGAAGAAAAACAAGAATTTTTCTTGGTACAAGAGTTTATAGAAGGGCATTCTCTTGCAGCAGAACTTTCACCAAGTCAAAGGTGGACAGAAGAGCAAGTTATGCAACTTCTGCACCAGGTCTTGGAAGTCCTAAAGTTTATTCACAGCCACAATGTCATCCATCGAGATATCAAGCCGGAAAATATTATTAGACGGCAAGTAGACAGCAAGTTGGTATTAATTGACTTTGGCGCGGTTAAGCAAATTCAATCTCAACTGCTGACAGCTTTAGGACACATGGCTACTACAATTGCGATCGGTACGCCAGGATATATGTCTACAGAACAGGGTCGAGGCAAACCCCGTCCCAACAGTGATATTTATTCTTTAGGTATTATTGGTATCCAAGCGCTGACGGGGTTGCATCCCCGACAACTTGAGGAAGATTTAGAAACAGGAGAAATTATCTGGCAACATCTGACAAATGTTAGTCCTGGGATGGCATCTGTGCTATCTAAAATGGTGCTACATCACTTTAGAGACCGCTATCAGTCTGCAACAGATATTTTACAAGCGCTTCAACAAATAAATACTGGTATTAACCCTATAAATCAAGCAGCAAATCTAACCCAGCCTTCACAAAATACAATCCTCTCTCAGGAACAGTACAGCCGCCTAGAAAATATACTCTTAGAAATTGTTGGCCCCGTAGCCCGGACATTATTACGAAAAGTTACGGCATCAGCGCCCAATAGCCAAACAATAATAGATAATTTGGCGCTTCATCTACCAGGACATCAACAAATTGAGCTGAAGAAGCGGACAACATTCCTTCTCGAAGAAACTCAAGTCAACCCTGCCAGTCAGCCAGTGAATTTACCGGGTACATCATCCCAAATCATCAATGACAGTTTTGTCCGTCAATGCGAGCGAGATTTGACTAATTTAATTGGCCCCATTGCTGCTTTTCTTGTGCAAAAAGCGATAAAAACTTCTCCTCAGATTTCTCGCACTGAACTTGTACAAACTTTAGCAGTACACATTAGCGATCGCCAAAAAGCTCAGCAATTTCAGCAACGCTTACTTACTTAA
- a CDS encoding DUF3365 domain-containing protein, whose product MLKNLKIGTKFNLILMLVFLVSIVVSGLALSRVLEQRAQNEVTSQALILIKTMNSVRSYTQNRINGLLAPRLATEAAFIPETVPAFSATEVFENLRKNPEYENFLYKEATINPTNLRDKADNFETKLVERFRQNPKTPEISGFRDFPDGQVFYIARPLAVTQQSCLQCHSTPDQAPKSQLASYGTENGFGWKLNEIIAAQIISVPSEDVFASANRTWNLIMGLLVAIFAIVVLLINYLIKKTVIQRIRKIEKIAQQVSTGDMSADFAEKSHDEIGGLAAAFNRMKSSLEIAMNLLNQQNQ is encoded by the coding sequence ATGTTAAAAAACTTAAAAATCGGTACTAAATTTAACTTAATTTTGATGCTGGTTTTTCTAGTCAGCATTGTTGTAAGTGGTCTAGCCTTATCTAGGGTACTGGAGCAGAGAGCGCAAAATGAAGTGACTTCTCAAGCGCTGATTTTAATCAAAACGATGAACTCTGTTAGAAGTTATACACAAAATCGGATAAATGGTCTGCTAGCACCCAGATTAGCTACGGAAGCTGCATTTATTCCAGAAACAGTACCAGCATTTTCAGCTACAGAAGTTTTTGAAAATTTACGTAAAAACCCAGAATATGAAAATTTCCTTTATAAAGAAGCAACTATTAATCCCACTAATTTGCGGGATAAAGCGGATAATTTTGAAACTAAACTAGTTGAGCGCTTCCGCCAAAACCCCAAGACTCCAGAAATTTCTGGCTTTCGGGACTTTCCCGACGGTCAGGTATTTTATATTGCCCGACCATTAGCTGTTACACAACAAAGTTGCTTGCAATGCCATTCTACACCTGACCAAGCTCCTAAAAGCCAATTGGCAAGTTATGGCACAGAAAATGGTTTTGGCTGGAAACTCAACGAGATTATTGCTGCTCAAATAATTTCTGTCCCCTCTGAAGATGTTTTTGCCAGTGCTAACCGGACTTGGAATTTGATTATGGGACTTTTAGTAGCGATTTTTGCGATCGTAGTTCTGTTAATTAATTATTTAATCAAGAAAACTGTAATTCAGCGGATTCGCAAAATTGAAAAAATCGCTCAACAAGTCAGCACTGGTGATATGAGCGCTGATTTTGCAGAAAAGTCTCATGATGAAATTGGTGGTTTAGCAGCAGCTTTTAATCGGATGAAATCCAGTTTAGAAATAGCTATGAACCTGCTTAATCAGCAAAATCAGTAA
- a CDS encoding PhnD/SsuA/transferrin family substrate-binding protein, giving the protein MSRQFSRRLFILQLLCCTVTGCKSTPKSEGVLTIGVINYGGGGEIIDKFAKFSNILGQETKARIRLEPAFNENKAIERLSAQAWSLVFAPPGLAAVAIARYQYVPILPLVGVSNLRSVLVVRKDSPIQDLKQLQGKTVALGQPGSATGYYLPLYNLYGLTVAEILSAPTPKTILELVAEGKADAGAISIAELDLYSPQLRQTEFRILYTDPHYVPPGVVLIGSTVERNRQEYIRKVLSEVPAVLAQEVGYVPNGKVPDYKYMIDVVERVKLISSQLQNKPVRLF; this is encoded by the coding sequence ATGTCTCGGCAATTTTCACGTCGTTTGTTTATTTTACAGCTGCTATGTTGTACAGTTACTGGATGCAAATCAACACCAAAATCAGAGGGCGTGTTAACCATAGGCGTCATCAATTATGGTGGAGGTGGAGAAATAATTGACAAATTTGCTAAATTTAGTAATATTCTGGGGCAAGAAACAAAAGCACGCATTCGGTTAGAGCCTGCTTTCAATGAAAATAAAGCTATTGAACGTCTATCGGCTCAAGCTTGGTCATTGGTATTTGCACCGCCAGGATTAGCAGCTGTAGCGATCGCTCGTTATCAGTATGTACCTATATTACCTTTAGTGGGTGTCAGTAATTTGCGCTCAGTATTAGTCGTTCGCAAAGACAGCCCAATTCAAGACTTAAAACAGCTACAAGGTAAAACAGTTGCTTTAGGTCAACCAGGTTCAGCAACAGGATATTATTTACCACTTTACAATCTCTATGGGTTGACAGTGGCTGAGATATTATCTGCACCTACACCCAAAACCATTTTAGAATTGGTGGCTGAAGGTAAAGCTGACGCTGGGGCGATTTCGATAGCAGAATTGGATCTCTACAGTCCCCAGTTACGCCAAACAGAGTTTCGCATCCTTTACACAGATCCTCACTATGTTCCCCCTGGTGTGGTTTTAATAGGATCTACTGTGGAACGCAACCGCCAAGAATACATCCGCAAAGTTTTGAGTGAAGTTCCTGCGGTTTTGGCGCAAGAAGTAGGGTATGTTCCCAATGGAAAAGTACCCGATTATAAATATATGATTGATGTAGTTGAGCGGGTCAAATTAATTTCTTCTCAGTTACAAAACAAGCCTGTTCGCTTATTTTGA
- a CDS encoding class I SAM-dependent methyltransferase: MSQLTIAAPDTSLISYCDYVCLDNQNEDNICRIIEKSWIETQNGLNATGIAFSHSHLDSEQLLSVIQSARNLLLSKKYFFYPIRSFIIPKGNIVLLFSFHRNDTGQKKNEICSLVMAQDLQTDDVLQTAIVLSRLADDWHPLTPEIQEILLELSRRGDYAIGTLAAEVITQHGTPTIPAILETSIWQNDKQLLTTVPTSSETLFTENSGALFEDRIDVHSYNFFEYVHPAYARQVVTMARFIRELSTEPGQIIDVGTGTGAALAILLDLIPSLEVLAVEPSPLAFQYLKNNMKHLPNVCPYHGDFLGLELVQKTVEMIISTGASHHFNTCFFFQKAAQLLTNNGVLIVADEFISSYKTRSERDKNLILHHAAYMISILFSVPDYVKSKIDQKENNIIKWFSEVIPFALFNAVQDNIVEAKKLLRELLHKSEALNLGTHISHPLMAFFRLQLLELEAMVAGFDYEVEQKTSPERFIEMSKKSGFKLLTHERVFATDGDGKLDAGTHVMVFRKVAR; the protein is encoded by the coding sequence ATGAGCCAATTAACTATTGCTGCTCCTGATACTTCCTTGATATCGTACTGTGATTATGTGTGCCTAGATAATCAAAATGAAGACAATATTTGCAGAATCATCGAAAAGTCCTGGATTGAAACTCAGAATGGTTTGAACGCAACAGGGATTGCTTTTAGCCATAGTCATCTTGACAGCGAGCAACTTTTATCTGTTATCCAAAGCGCTCGTAATCTTTTACTCTCCAAAAAATATTTTTTCTATCCCATACGCTCTTTTATCATTCCTAAAGGCAATATTGTCCTGCTCTTTTCCTTCCACCGAAATGATACTGGTCAAAAGAAAAACGAGATTTGCTCTCTTGTGATGGCTCAGGATTTGCAAACCGACGATGTTTTACAAACAGCGATTGTATTAAGCCGACTTGCAGATGATTGGCATCCTTTAACACCAGAAATACAAGAGATTTTGTTGGAATTGTCTAGACGTGGCGATTATGCCATAGGCACGCTTGCAGCAGAAGTGATCACGCAACATGGCACTCCTACTATACCTGCTATTCTTGAAACCTCGATTTGGCAGAACGATAAGCAATTACTCACCACCGTGCCTACCAGTAGTGAAACTCTCTTTACTGAAAATTCTGGCGCATTATTTGAGGATAGAATTGACGTTCATAGCTATAACTTTTTTGAATATGTTCACCCAGCATATGCACGCCAAGTTGTTACAATGGCTCGTTTCATTCGAGAACTTTCTACTGAGCCTGGACAGATTATAGATGTTGGGACAGGTACTGGTGCAGCGCTTGCAATTTTACTAGATTTAATACCAAGCCTTGAAGTTCTTGCGGTTGAGCCTAGCCCGCTTGCTTTCCAGTATTTGAAAAACAACATGAAACATCTACCAAATGTATGTCCGTATCATGGCGATTTTCTTGGTCTAGAATTAGTACAAAAAACTGTTGAGATGATTATTTCAACAGGGGCTTCGCATCACTTTAATACCTGCTTTTTCTTCCAAAAAGCTGCTCAGCTTCTGACCAATAATGGTGTTTTAATTGTCGCCGATGAATTTATTTCATCCTACAAAACACGTTCAGAACGTGATAAAAATCTTATTCTTCATCATGCAGCTTACATGATATCGATTCTCTTTTCAGTGCCAGATTATGTAAAGAGTAAAATAGATCAAAAAGAAAACAATATTATTAAATGGTTTAGTGAAGTTATTCCATTTGCTCTTTTCAATGCTGTACAAGACAATATTGTCGAGGCAAAGAAACTTTTGAGAGAGCTTTTACATAAATCGGAAGCTTTAAATCTAGGAACACATATTTCACATCCCCTCATGGCATTCTTCAGACTACAACTCTTGGAGCTTGAGGCCATGGTTGCTGGGTTTGACTATGAGGTTGAGCAAAAAACATCGCCTGAGCGGTTCATTGAGATGTCTAAAAAGTCAGGGTTCAAGCTCCTCACCCATGAGCGTGTTTTTGCTACAGATGGGGATGGTAAATTGGATGCAGGAACACATGTGATGGTTTTTAGGAAGGTCGCACGTTGA
- a CDS encoding AzlC family ABC transporter permease, producing MIEKSSTLTQFCKGLQAAIPIVIGYIPIAVSFGIISTEKQLSVAASVLMSATVYAGASQFMAVSMLAAGTPFLEIVIATLFMNLRHIVMNLSLLPQLHGMSDTNKALFSLGITDETFAVASLIKDNDIRTVPGMTGLIMFSFLAWVSGTILGSWIALFLPHVISRGMSVALYAMFIALLVPALRQNRKYILVVAAAIIINAVLQNFISSGWSLIIAIVLGSFFSPFLERKGRTSNEN from the coding sequence TTGATAGAAAAGTCTTCTACATTAACACAATTTTGCAAGGGGTTGCAGGCAGCAATACCAATTGTTATTGGATATATTCCAATTGCTGTTTCATTCGGCATCATTAGTACTGAAAAGCAGTTATCTGTCGCAGCATCTGTTCTTATGTCAGCTACAGTATATGCCGGAGCGAGTCAGTTTATGGCAGTGAGTATGCTTGCTGCTGGCACTCCTTTTCTTGAAATCGTAATTGCCACGCTTTTTATGAACCTGCGCCATATTGTCATGAACCTATCGTTGCTGCCACAACTACATGGGATGTCTGATACCAATAAGGCTTTATTCTCTTTAGGTATAACAGACGAGACTTTCGCTGTTGCCTCGCTGATAAAGGACAATGACATCCGAACTGTCCCCGGAATGACTGGGCTGATAATGTTTTCGTTTTTGGCCTGGGTTAGTGGCACAATTCTTGGTTCTTGGATAGCTTTATTTCTACCTCATGTAATAAGCAGAGGGATGAGTGTGGCTCTTTATGCCATGTTTATTGCACTGCTTGTACCAGCTTTGCGACAAAATAGGAAATATATTTTGGTTGTGGCTGCTGCAATAATTATTAATGCAGTTCTACAAAACTTTATTTCTTCTGGTTGGTCGTTAATTATTGCTATTGTATTAGGGTCGTTTTTTTCTCCATTTCTTGAAAGAAAAGGTAGAACTTCTAATGAGAACTGA
- a CDS encoding AzlD domain-containing protein — MRTEIFLVLGMSIATMIPRLLPVWLISKLKLTSFTESWLKGVPYASLGALIFPGILNADPGSEWTGILGGTVAFMFALSRLPAYYAVIFAVITASVFKLIESS, encoded by the coding sequence ATGAGAACTGAAATATTCCTAGTGTTGGGAATGTCAATTGCTACAATGATACCTCGATTGCTTCCTGTTTGGCTAATCTCTAAGTTAAAATTGACATCTTTTACAGAATCATGGCTAAAAGGTGTACCTTATGCCTCATTGGGTGCGCTAATTTTTCCTGGTATATTGAACGCTGATCCCGGAAGTGAGTGGACTGGCATATTAGGAGGTACAGTAGCGTTTATGTTTGCTCTTTCGAGACTGCCAGCTTATTACGCAGTTATTTTTGCTGTGATTACAGCGTCTGTCTTTAAGTTAATAGAAAGTTCATAA
- a CDS encoding GAF domain-containing protein, whose product MAYPNNVSGSPQTFNQEGLLHKITSQIRRSLELQEILTATVAEIRLFLATDRVMVYRFDADGSGEVIAESIHEQSLPSLLGLHFPADDIPQNIREMFLWARQRSIVDVTSGKIGLSPLQTETSKPPATGNIHYRQVDPCHIQYLTAMGVQSSLVVPILYHDHSGQSAKPQLWGLLVSHHSQPRTILKRELKVVQEVVDQVAIAIAQSNLLTEARAKQEREATINRVNTLLHQLPTIQLQEGLEEVITTFGGIGGRLYVDYSAKVYTWGEQPKLPCELENSAIEQHPVWQNWIAEFKPGNVWAITDLYKEPRLRVLAPAFQSTQIRGLLIIPLHYHQNFIGVISIFRAAFDSEILWAGRRDQSQRQQLPKLSFEVWREERIGQALEWKSEEISLGKALCYHFSIAIQQQQMYQQVQTLNTNLECRVQEQTAELEKSLLLTKVLNQVTQHIRSTLDLKTTLQTIVREVRPLLNSDRMLIFQAKGESDGEVIVEEMNGDWMSMLGIKAPKECFPDEYAGLYFRGRVRAIDDVSRDSLSACHREFLQSLQVQANLIVPINIGTQLWGLLIAHQCDAPRNWQDAEISLLQQLADQAAIAIQQAQLYEQSCVAETQAKAKATQLEHTLHQLQETQAKLIQSEKMSGLGQLVAGIAHEINNPVNFIYGNLYHASNYTQQLLELVKIYQLHYPYPKDEIRSATEAIDLDFLEEDLPKIMSSMQVGADRIRSIVLSLRNFSRLDEADNKPVDLHEGIENTLLILHHLLKANVDLAAIEVIKDYGNLPRVECYAGQMNQVFMNVISNAIDALEKQRTVAATNSLVTPKIWISTRLSTDKSRLLIRIADNGSGMTEEVRKRVFDPFFTTKSVGKGTGLGLSISYQIVVENHGGMMECISEPGKGTEFWIEIPIKFQS is encoded by the coding sequence ATGGCATATCCAAATAACGTAAGTGGATCGCCGCAAACCTTCAACCAAGAAGGTTTATTGCATAAAATAACAAGCCAGATTCGGCGATCGCTCGAACTACAAGAGATATTAACGGCTACTGTTGCTGAAATTCGGTTATTTTTAGCTACAGACCGAGTAATGGTGTATCGGTTTGATGCTGATGGCAGCGGTGAAGTCATTGCCGAATCTATTCATGAACAATCTCTACCATCACTGTTAGGATTGCATTTCCCAGCGGATGATATTCCTCAAAATATCAGAGAGATGTTTCTCTGGGCGCGACAACGTTCCATAGTGGATGTAACTAGTGGCAAGATTGGACTATCGCCATTACAAACAGAAACTAGCAAACCTCCGGCGACGGGAAATATCCACTATCGGCAGGTTGACCCTTGTCATATTCAATACTTAACAGCAATGGGCGTACAGTCTTCGCTGGTAGTGCCAATTTTATATCATGACCATAGTGGGCAATCAGCAAAGCCTCAATTGTGGGGATTATTGGTATCACACCACAGTCAACCGCGAACGATTTTAAAGCGGGAACTGAAAGTAGTGCAAGAAGTTGTGGATCAAGTAGCGATCGCGATCGCTCAAAGTAATTTACTCACTGAAGCCCGCGCTAAGCAAGAGCGAGAAGCCACAATTAATCGAGTTAATACACTGTTACATCAACTACCTACAATCCAATTGCAGGAGGGACTAGAAGAAGTCATTACTACTTTTGGTGGTATAGGTGGTAGACTTTACGTTGATTACAGTGCAAAAGTTTACACCTGGGGCGAACAACCAAAACTGCCCTGTGAGTTAGAAAACAGCGCCATCGAACAGCATCCCGTCTGGCAAAACTGGATAGCTGAATTTAAACCTGGTAATGTTTGGGCAATTACTGACCTCTACAAAGAACCGCGTTTGCGAGTTTTAGCTCCTGCATTTCAATCTACTCAGATTCGCGGACTCTTGATCATTCCCTTACATTACCACCAAAACTTTATCGGTGTGATCAGTATTTTTCGTGCCGCATTTGACAGCGAAATCTTGTGGGCGGGACGCCGTGACCAAAGTCAGCGACAACAGCTACCCAAACTTTCCTTTGAGGTATGGCGAGAAGAAAGAATTGGCCAAGCACTTGAGTGGAAAAGCGAAGAAATCTCACTAGGGAAAGCTTTGTGCTATCACTTCTCAATTGCAATTCAGCAGCAGCAAATGTACCAACAAGTACAAACGCTGAATACCAACTTAGAATGTCGGGTGCAAGAACAAACTGCTGAACTAGAAAAATCATTACTACTTACCAAGGTACTCAACCAAGTCACCCAGCATATCCGCAGTACATTGGACTTGAAAACAACTTTGCAAACCATCGTCCGGGAAGTCCGTCCCCTGCTAAATTCAGACCGGATGTTGATTTTCCAAGCCAAGGGTGAATCTGATGGGGAAGTGATTGTTGAAGAGATGAACGGTGACTGGATGTCGATGTTGGGAATCAAAGCCCCAAAAGAATGCTTTCCCGATGAATATGCTGGTCTATACTTTCGGGGAAGGGTAAGGGCTATTGATGATGTGTCAAGGGATTCTTTGAGTGCTTGTCATCGAGAGTTTTTGCAAAGTCTGCAAGTGCAAGCCAACTTAATCGTTCCCATCAACATCGGTACGCAACTTTGGGGCTTACTTATTGCCCATCAGTGTGATGCGCCCAGAAATTGGCAGGATGCAGAAATTAGTTTATTGCAACAACTAGCAGATCAAGCTGCGATCGCTATTCAACAAGCACAACTCTACGAACAAAGCTGTGTTGCCGAAACACAAGCAAAAGCGAAAGCTACACAATTAGAGCATACCTTGCATCAACTCCAAGAAACACAGGCAAAATTAATTCAGTCAGAAAAAATGTCTGGCTTAGGACAGTTAGTGGCAGGTATAGCACATGAAATCAATAACCCCGTTAACTTTATCTACGGCAATCTGTACCACGCTAGCAATTATACTCAACAACTCCTGGAACTTGTAAAGATTTATCAGTTACATTATCCATACCCGAAAGATGAAATTCGCTCAGCAACCGAAGCGATCGATTTAGACTTTTTGGAAGAAGACTTACCTAAAATCATGTCCTCCATGCAAGTGGGAGCCGATCGCATCCGTTCTATAGTATTGTCATTACGTAATTTTTCTCGCCTAGATGAAGCTGACAACAAACCCGTTGACCTCCATGAAGGCATAGAAAACACCTTATTAATTTTGCACCATCTCCTGAAAGCAAATGTTGATTTGGCCGCCATTGAAGTCATCAAAGACTATGGCAACTTGCCACGGGTAGAATGCTACGCCGGACAGATGAATCAAGTATTTATGAATGTTATTAGCAATGCCATTGATGCCCTAGAAAAGCAAAGAACAGTAGCAGCAACAAATTCTCTAGTTACACCTAAGATTTGGATTTCTACTAGACTCTCAACAGACAAGTCACGCTTGCTAATTCGCATTGCTGATAATGGTTCGGGAATGACTGAAGAAGTAAGAAAACGAGTTTTTGATCCATTTTTTACTACCAAGTCGGTAGGTAAAGGTACTGGATTAGGATTGTCAATCAGCTACCAGATTGTCGTAGAAAACCACGGTGGAATGATGGAATGTATTTCAGAACCAGGCAAAGGTACAGAGTTCTGGATTGAGATTCCTATCAAATTCCAAAGTTAG
- a CDS encoding NADAR family protein — translation MTIYFYKVWQPYGCFSNFSPHGIHIQGTYWSTVEHYYQAQKFVSSIDSAIIPIIRTAETPEEAAALGRCSTRQCRPDWEMVKTQVMRQAVLKKFLTHAEIREILLSTGDEILVENSPTDYFWGCGANKTGQNHLGKILMSVREEIRQLYLSAVISSEVLSE, via the coding sequence ATGACCATTTACTTTTACAAGGTTTGGCAGCCTTATGGTTGTTTTTCTAACTTTTCTCCCCACGGCATCCACATCCAAGGTACTTACTGGTCAACGGTGGAGCATTATTATCAAGCACAAAAGTTTGTAAGTAGTATAGATTCAGCAATTATACCTATAATCCGCACTGCTGAAACCCCAGAAGAAGCTGCTGCCTTGGGACGATGTAGCACACGCCAATGTCGTCCAGACTGGGAAATGGTCAAAACTCAAGTTATGCGACAAGCGGTACTCAAAAAGTTTCTCACTCATGCAGAGATTAGAGAAATTCTCTTGTCCACAGGGGATGAGATCCTGGTGGAAAACTCGCCAACTGATTATTTCTGGGGCTGTGGTGCAAATAAAACTGGTCAAAACCATCTCGGCAAAATTCTCATGAGTGTACGTGAAGAAATCCGCCAATTATATCTATCAGCAGTAATTTCCTCTGAGGTTTTGTCTGAATAG
- a CDS encoding DUF2243 domain-containing protein, whose protein sequence is MEAESDTEHQQMPLVAAGIFLGLGLGGFVDGILLHQILQWHHMLSNIRPLSTTSNIDLNMVWDGLFHALDWILTVIGVALLWQAGGRKDVTWSSHTFVGSLLMGAGLFNVVEGVIDHQILGIHHVKPGPNQLAWDVGFLAFGALLVVVGGLLLQNRFYDKGSQ, encoded by the coding sequence ATGGAGGCAGAAAGTGATACAGAACATCAGCAAATGCCACTAGTTGCAGCTGGGATTTTCTTGGGTCTAGGTTTAGGGGGTTTTGTTGATGGCATCCTGCTGCATCAGATTTTGCAATGGCATCATATGTTGAGTAACATTAGACCTCTCTCCACCACCTCCAACATAGATTTGAACATGGTATGGGACGGCTTGTTTCATGCTCTAGACTGGATATTGACCGTAATAGGAGTAGCATTGCTGTGGCAAGCCGGAGGTCGTAAAGATGTTACTTGGTCATCACATACCTTTGTTGGGTCTTTGCTGATGGGTGCGGGGTTATTCAATGTGGTTGAAGGAGTGATAGACCACCAAATTCTGGGTATTCATCATGTGAAACCAGGGCCGAATCAATTGGCTTGGGATGTGGGATTTTTGGCGTTCGGTGCGTTGCTTGTTGTAGTCGGTGGATTACTGCTACAAAATCGTTTTTATGATAAAGGTTCCCAATAA